One stretch of Psilocybe cubensis strain MGC-MH-2018 chromosome 6, whole genome shotgun sequence DNA includes these proteins:
- a CDS encoding Ubiquitin-like modifier-activating enzyme ATG7 produces the protein MPILQFAPFSSLVQPSLWHKLSDLKIDVLKLSDVAVPITGSYSIGRTVIDRETGQEITLPCNLTVGTESFDTHFKPPHGSVSAHGTLKNYNTIEEFKAADKTALFNQEAQLIWDHILKTRDTSQLNRFFVITFADLKKYKYYYWFAFPAFVSKPAWEIHEDGWKNAEEEIGGDTLSSIHSQLRSHNNPLPYFLLKQNEGNIVVSPVEEYEQFYASTPHQERTIGFVDPSSDPHNPGWPLRNLLAYLRALYPEATSTIRILRWRDTEIPSPNSTWKSQIGLLTVEGAESKAATETTLRPSAVGWEKNPQGKLGPRVADLAPMMDPSRLASQAVDLNLKLMRWRILPSLDLDKISSTRCLLLGAGTLGCYVARALMGWGVRTITFVDSGKVSFSNPVRQPLFEFSDCLEGGKPKAEAAAEALKRIFPGINATGHTISIPMPGHPISSNAASMAQAIADVAKMEKLIDDHDAVFLLMDSRESRWLPTVISASKGKIVLNAALGFDSYLVMRHGARASSLSIGKDGKPHQKLGCYYCNDIVAPADSLTDRTLDQMCTVTRPGLAPIAAATAVELLASLLQHPDRLFAPAPPPNTNNSSNSEPDEGLNGVLGVVPHQLRGFLGQFKTMPLVGAAYDRCTGCSETVLKAYETRGFSMLLEAFNDAKYLETLTGLDKLYSEGDELLESVDWHGDDDEEDDF, from the exons ATGCCAATCCTACAATTTGCGCCATTTTCATCCCTTGTGCAGCCGTCTTTGTGGCACAAGCTATCAGATCTCAAGATCGATGTTTTGAAGCTTTCTGACGTTGCCGTACCTATAACCGGATCTTATTCTATTGGAAGGACAGTGATTGATAGAGAAACTGGACAAGAGATCACCCTGCCATGCAATCTAACAGTTGGAACAGAGTCTTTTGATACCCATTTCAA ACCTCCACACGGTTCGGTGTCTGCCCATGGTACTCTCAAGAACTATAATACCATCGAGGAGTTCAAAGCAGCCGATAAAACAGCACTGTTCAACCAAGAAGCCCAGCTG ATCTGGGATCATATCCTAAAGACGCGTGATACAAGCCAACTTAACAGATTCTTTGTCATTACGTTCGCTGATCTCAAGAAATACAAGTATTATTATTGGTTCGCGTTCCCAGCTTTCGTCTCCAAACCAGCATGGGAGATACACGAAGATGGGTGGAAGAACGCCGAGGAAGAGATCGGTGGAGACACT CTCTCTTCCATTCATTCGCAATTAAGATCGCACAATAACCCACTGCCATACTTTCTCTTGAAGCAAAATGAAGGCAACATCGTGGTTTCACCAGTAGAGGAATATGAACAATTTTACGCATCCACCCCTCATCAAGAG CGCACAATTGGTTTCGTTGATCCCTCTTCAGATCCACACAATCCTGGATGGCCTCTAAGAAACCTTCTTGCGTACTTGCGTGCTTTGTATCCCGAGGCTACGTCGACGATTCGTATATTGCGCTGGCGTGATACCGAAATCCCATCTCCCAATTCAACCTGGAAAAGTCAAATTGGACTTCTTACCGTCGAAGGCGCCGAGTCAAAGGCTGCAACAGAAACTACTCTTCGACCGTCTGCCGTGGGTTGGGAGAAGAATCCCCAAGGGAAACTTGGACCTCGTGTAGCCGATTTGGCACCCATGATGGACCCATCAAG GCTGGCTTCTCAAGCTGTTGACTTGAATTTAAAACTCATGCGATGGCGCATTTTGCCTTCTCTTGACCTAGATAAAATCTCGTCAACTCGATGCTTGCTTTTGGGGGCTGGCACACTCGGATGTTATGTAGCAAGGGCATTAATG GGTTGGGGTGTACGCACTATTACATTTGTTGATTCAGGAAAGGTGTCGTTTTCAAATCCAGTCCGACAACCGTTGTTCGAGTTTTCAGACTGCTTGGAGGGAGGAAAGCCCAAGGCAGAAGCTGCAGCCGAAGCATTGAAAAGGATATTTCCTGGAATT AATGCCACCGGCCACACCATTTCTATACCTATGCCAGGACACCCTATTTCATCAAATGCTGCATCTATGGCGCAGGCTATAGCAGATGTCGCAAAAATGGAAAAGTTGATCGATGACCACGACGCCGTCTTTCTTCTCATGGACTCCAGAGAAAGCAGATGGCTTCCTACTGTGATCTCGGCGTCGAAAGGGAAG ATAGTGCTGAATGCTGCTCTGGGGTTTGACTCTTACCTTGTCATGCGGCATGGCGCTCGCGCTTCTTCGCTATCCATAGGCAAGGACGGGAAACCCCACCAGAAATTGGGGTGCTACTATTGCAACGACATCGTCGCCCCTGCTGAT TCCCTTACCGACCGGACCCTTGACCAAATGTGCACTGTAACTAGACCAGGTTTGGCACCCATTGCAGCAGCAACGGCCGTGGAGTTGCTTGCCTCTCTTCTTCAGCATCCCGATAG ACTTTTCGCCCCAGCACCGCCCCCAAATACCAACAATTCGTCGAATTCTGAACCTGACGAGGGATTGAACGGCGTGCTGGGCGTAGTGCCTCATCAATTGCGTGGCTTCTTGGGTCAATTTAAAACGATGCCCCTTGTCGGTGCTGCGTATGATAGGTGTACGGGGTGTAGTGAAACG GTTTTGAAGGCATACGAAACACGCGGTTTTTCCATGCTTTTGGAAGCCTTTAACGATGCGAAATATTTAGAAACGCTAACCGGGTTGGATAAATTGTACAGTGAAGGCGATGAGCTTCTGGAGAGCGTTGATTGGCACggagacgatgatgaggaggatgattTCTGA
- a CDS encoding Mitochondrial phosphate carrier protein: MADSKISTPHPFFVPQFTGKDYTSFFLAGALCCTISHGAMTPIDVVKTRIQIDPTFKGHSFVSGSRKLLAAEGPRGFLTGFGPTAVGYLAQGGAKFAGYEYWKKTFVQVAGSQENAVANRTAIYLGAAVVAEFFADILLTPLEATRIRLVSERGFATGLVSGFTRIAREGGIRELYAGFLPILCKQIPYAVGQFTVNEFCHELVLRSTTEDQKRRIAESSTLRFGISLGSGIIAGFAAAILSHPADTLLSQINKGHGPTGSMAHRLTVLAREAGFKGLFAGLGPRMIMTAGLVSSQFLMYGAIKDALGAPAGLEIHKE; the protein is encoded by the exons ATGGCAGATTCCAAGATATCGACCCCCCACCCATTCTTCGTTCCTCAATTTACAGGCAAGGATTATACCTCGTTCTTCCTAGCAGGAGCACTATGTTGCAC AATAAGCCATGGAGCTATGACTC CCATTGATGTCGTTAAAACGCGTATTCAAATAGACCCGACGTTCAAAGGGCACTCCTTCGTTTCTGGTTCACGGAAGCTCCTAGCAGCAGAGGGACCTCGTGGTTTTCTCACAGGATTTGGTCCTACAGCTGTTGGATACCTTGCCCAAGGAGGTGCCAAATTCGCGGGGTACGAATACTGGAAGAAGACATTTGTGCAAGTTGCCGGAAGTCAGGAGAACGCCGTCGCAAACCGTACTGCGATATATTTAGGAGCGGCTGTAGTTGCGGA GTTTTTTGCAGATATCCTGTTAACTCCACTAGAAGCGACTCGAATCCGACTAGTTTCTGAGAGGGGGTTTGCAACAGGCCTTGTTTCCGGCTTCACGCGGATAGCCAGAGAAGGAGGTATACGTGAGCTATATGCAGGGTTCTTGCCCATCCTCTGCAA ACAAATACCGTACGCTGTTGGTCAATTCACAGTAAATGAATTTTGCCACGAACTTGTGCTGCGAAGTACAACGGAAGACCAAAAGCGTAGGATAGCAGAGTCGAGTACCTTGCGATTCGGTATCTCTCTTGGAAGCGGGATTATTGCCGGCTTTGCAGCTGCAATCCTCAGTCAC CCTGCCGATACTCTTCTATCGCAAATTAATAAGGGACATGGTCCAACTGGGTCTATGGCTCATCGGCTAACGGTCCTTGCACGAGAAGCAGGCTTCAAAGGATTGTTTGCGGGCCTTGGCCCTAGGATGATCATGACTGCTGGTCTTGTATCGTCGCAATTCCTGATGTATGGTGCTATTAAAGATG CGCTTGGTGCTCCAGCGGGACTGGAAATCCACAAAGAGTGA
- a CDS encoding Short-chain dehydrogenase, translating into MGVLVSVIRQGYPPKSRFSVGDIPDLSGKVMIVTGGSVGIGRETVKALLHHNAKVYIAARNEEASRKTIEELKNETDKEAVFLKLDLGDFQSIKAAVTEFQSKESKLDVLFNNAGVMAPPVDLVTAQGYDLQFGTNTLGHFYFTTLLLPQLFAGAKSSPDNKARVINTASAGAELASGIDFDTIKDGPKRKKKGTHRLYLQSKLGNVVFSNELARRYGDKGIVSVALNPGNIESNLQRHLGYWDGLLVKSILWPLQYGALTQLYAGTTPEGAELNGKYLIPWARIGNNLATATPKLGEELWNFMEEQIKDV; encoded by the exons ATGGGAGTTCTTGTATCGGTAATCCGTCAAGGATATCCTCCTAAAAGTCGCTTCTCAGTGGGCGACATTCCAGACTTGTCCGGAAAGGTTATGATTGTAACGGGAGGAAGTGTCG GAATTGGAAGGGAGACCGTGAAG GCCCTATTGCATCATAACGCAAAAGTGTATATCGCTGCCCGCAATGAGGAAGCTTCTAGGAAAACAATTGAAGAGCTAAAAAATGAGACAGACAAAGAGGCCGTCTTTCTCAAGTTAGATTTGGGTGACTTTCAGTCAATCAAGGCGGCGGTGACGGAGTTTCAGAG CAAGGAATCTAAACTTGACGTGCTCTTCAACAATGC GGGCGTAATGGCACCTCCTGTTGACCTTGTCACTGCTCAAGGATATGACCTTCAGTTTGGAACAAACACGTTAG GTCATTTCTATTTTAccaccctcctccttcctcagCTCTTCGCCGGAGCAAAGTCAAGCCCAGACAACAAAGCAAGGGTCATCAACACTGCATCAGCAGGTGCAGAACTAGCCAGTGGTATTGACTTTGATACAATCAAAGATGGCCCTAAACGCAAGAAGAAAGGTACTCATAGGCTCTACCTCCAGAGTAAGCTT GGAAATGTCGTCTTCTCCAATGAGCTGGCTCGAAGGTACGGCGACAAAGGGATCGTATCGGTCGCTCTTAACCCTGGAAACATCGAATCCAATCTTCAACGTCATCTGGGCTACTGGGATGGCTTACTTGTC AAATCAATCTTGTGGCCCCTTCAATACGGTGCATTGACTCAGCTATACGCTGGAACAACTCCTGAAGGTGCAGAATTAAACGGAAAG TATCTAATTCCTTGGGCACGCATTGGAAATAACCTTGCTACAGCCACACCTAAACTTGGAGAAGAACTTTGGAACTTCATGGAGGAGCAAATCAAGGACGTATGA
- a CDS encoding High-affinity nickel transport protein, with protein MRTPRLTLFGRSVLLVTCEIAANAICWIVAAILFRKHNESHSILGLALLAWTLGLRHALDADHISTIVIIVNIAIAISADVYNRINGVGEVGGIVGAAVSGSFLFIVGLANTVILWRIIRRRKQQKILEKRRQNGEEVEDINHNPKHDHMLMMRILGPIITFVNRPWKMYPVGVLFGFGFDTASSIALIAVSALAKKRSDGSSIPSGQIIILPLLFTAGMTLVDSVDSILMLYSYTGFPERTLLIFAPTSKENSTEATLQSEKTDAIKEKSAEIVQQAEEKTSTDNNSRPSVELETDSTVERDTRVKMNVMSGLSIILTLMSILVAFSISLITIMSLIGEQCGACVSAAEADDGHGGGLAGRWWRGWAQASEQSGYIGIAIVGAFLVIVVGWYSTRWVARKFKSEALPPSLHA; from the exons ATGAGAACACCTAGATTGACGCTGTTTGGGCGCTCAGTTTTGTTGGTTACTTGCGA AATCGCGGCCAATGCCATCTGTTGGATCGTAGCAGCCATATTGTTTAGGAAACATAACGAGAGTCATTCGATTTTAGGTTTAGCCTTATTGGCGTGG ACCCTGGGATTAAGGCATG CGTTAGATGCTGATCATATCAG TACCATCGTTATCATTGTG AATATTGCCATCGCTATCTCTGCTGATGTTTACAACAGAATAAACGGTGTTGGAGAGGTCGGAGGAATTGTCG GCGCGGCTGTATCCGGCTCATTCCTGTTTATTGTCGGTCTTGCTAATACAGTGATACTATGGAGAATCATCAGGCGCCGGAAGCAG CAAAAGATTCTCGAGAAACGAAGGCAGAAtggagaagaagttgaagacaTTAACCACAATCCTAAACACGATCATATGCTTATGATGCGTATCCTGGGACCTATAATCACATTTGTCAACCGGCCGTGGAAG ATGTACCCCGTTGGAGTGCTTTTCGGATTCG GATTTGATACGGCTTCTTCAATCGCTCTAATCGCAGTGTCCGCACTCGCAAAAAAAAGATCTGATGGGTCCTCTATACCAAGCGGACAAATTATTATACTTCCT CTTCTCTTTACAGCAGGAATGACTCTGGTCGACTCAGTCGACTCTATCCTGATGCTCTATTCGTACACGGGATTCCCTGAGCGCACCTTACTCATCTTCGCGCCAACTTCAAAGGAAAATTCCACTGAGGCCACTCTTCAAAGTGAAAAAACCGATGCAATCAAGGAGAAATCGGCCGAGATAGTGCAACAGGCTGAAGAAAAAACATCGACGGATAATAATAGCCGTCCTTCTGTTGAGCTGGAGACCGACAGCACCGTAGAGCGGGATACACGTGTAAAGATGAATGTGATGTCTGGGCTTAGTATCATTCTCACCCTCATGAGCATTCTAGTGGCATTCAG TATCTCATTGATAACTATTATGAGCCTTATTGGAGAGCAGTGTGGTGCCTGTGTTTCTGCCGCAGAGGCGGATGATGGTCATGGAGGCGGCCTCGCAGGACGTTGGTGGAGGGGATGGGCGCAG GCAAGTGAACAGTCAGGGTACATCGGAATCGCTATCGTCGGCGCTTTCCTTGTAATTGTTGTGGGTTGGTATTCCACTCGTTGGGTGGCGCGGAAATTCAAAAGTGAGGCGTTGCCTCCGAGCTTGCATGCCTAG